A window of the Hordeum vulgare subsp. vulgare chromosome 5H, MorexV3_pseudomolecules_assembly, whole genome shotgun sequence genome harbors these coding sequences:
- the LOC123398931 gene encoding cyclin-D4-1-like, which translates to MAPSYEMAASILLCAEDSSSVFGFGDEEESSSSSAAGGSPYCGGELAVEFPLPSEECVARWVATEAEHMPREDYAERLRAGGVDLRVRVDAVDWIWKVHAHYGFGPVTACLALNYMDRFLSLYHIPEGKAWMTQLLSVACLSLAAKMEETSVPQSMDLQAGDARYVFEAKTIQRMELLVLSTLKWRMQAVTPFSYLDYFLHQLSGGSAPSRQAVRDAAELVLCISRGTNCLEFRPSEIAATVAAAVAGEEGACCTHVDKERVVSCHEAMIQATGATVPPPKTASLMMGRAYSPAMSAPRSPTGVLDLDAGYLSSCTSDGTSTATMAASSSPPSASSGFDSSPVSSKRRKISR; encoded by the exons ATGGCGCCGAGCTACGAGATGGCCGCCTCCATCCTGCTCTGCGCCGAGGACAGCAGCAGCGTCTTCGGcttcggcgacgaggaggagtcgtcctcgtcgtcggcggcgggaggGTCGCCGTACTGCGGCGGCGAGCTGGCCGTGGAGTTCCCGCTGCCGTCGGAGGAATGCGTGGCGCGCTGGGTGGCGACGGAGGCGGAGCACATGCCCAGGGAGGACTACGCGGAGCGGCTCCGCGCCGGGGGCGTGGATCTCCGCGTGCGGGTCGACGCCGTCGACTGGATATGGAAG GTTCACGCGCACTACGGCTTCGGCCCCGTCACCGCCTGCTTGGCCCTCAACTACATGGACCGCTTCCTCTCGCTCTACCACATACCC GAAGGCAAGGCCTGGATGACGCAGCTGCTCTCGGTGGCGTGCTTGTCGCTCGCTGCCAAGATGGAGGAGACTTCCGTGCCCCAGTCCATGGACCTGCAG GCCGGGGACGCGCGGTACGTGTTCGAGGCCAAGACGATCCAGAGGATGGAGCTGCTGGTCCTCAGCACGCTCAAATGGCGGATGCAGGCCGTCACCCCCTTCTCCTACCTCGACTACTTCCTCCACCAGCTGAGCGGCGGCAGTGCGCCGTCGAGGCAGGCCGTCCGGGACGCCGCCGAGCTCGTCCTCTGCATATCCAGAG GGACCAACTGCCTGGAGTTCCGGCCCTCGGAGATCGCCGCGACGGTCGCCGCCGCCGTGGCCGGGGAAGAAGGCGCTTGCTGCACCCACGTAGATAAG GAGCGGGTGGTGAGTTGCCATGAAGCCATGATCCAGGCCACCGGCGCCACTGTGCCGCCACCTAAAACCGCAAGCCTGATGATGGGCAGAGCCTACTCCCCCGCCATGTCTGCGCCGCGGAGCCCCACCGGGGTGCTGGACCTGGACGCCGGCTACCTTAGCAGCTGCACAAGCGACGGCACAAGCACGGCCACCATGGCAGCATCCTCGTCGCCTCCGAGCGCGAGCTCCGGCTTCGACAGCTCCCCGGTCAGCAGCAAGAGGAGGAAGATCAGCAGATGA